GGCCTGGGCAACCTGAAGGCCCTCGCCGAGAAGTAAACTTCAATCGCCTCTTGCCACCGGGCTTCAACCCGGTGGCTCTTTCATTTGGGAGGTGAGCGCCCACAAGCAGCAGGGGCGGCTCATCGGGGGCGGGGCTTCTGCTCGCTCTTTGCCTCGTGCCGGCAATGGAGAGAGAATGCCTCCATGACCCAAACCGGCCTCCTGCTTGATTTTGTCACCTTCCTCAAACGAGCGCACCTGCGCGAGCTTGCCTCTGAGCTGCTCAGGCTCACCAAAGTGCGGAAGGTGCCGAACGGGCATGTCCTCGAACAGGCGCCCGAAGGTGAGCGCCTGCAGGAGATGGAGGCGAACATCGCTTCGCTGCTCGATGATCTAGCGGCAGGCACGTTGCACGAACGGGCGATCGAGCGCTATGCGCCATGGGGGGTCGTACAGCAACCGGGCCTTCCTGCTCCGAGCATCAAGCCGGACGATCTCGTGCGCTTCTTCGCCGCGCAGCGTGAAGCGCTCCTCGCGTTCATCCCACGCTTTACTCCCGATAGTCGAGCGGCGGTGACGCTTGCCCTCGCCTTGGAAGGGGAGCTGAGCGGGGCCCAAGAAGTCGTCATCCGGTTTTGCACCCGCTGGCGCGACGTGGCCCGAGAACGCTTCGTGCGTTCATTCAACGACGCCCCCATCGGGATGGCCTTGCTCGGGTTGGACGGGCGCTTTCTTCAGGTCAATCGCACCCTGTGCGAGCTGACCGGCTACTCGGAGCTGGAGCTGCTCAGCAAGCGGCTCCAGGAGCTGATTCATCCGGAAGATTTGGCCCCTGAGCTTGCCCTGTACCAGGCGCTCCAGGAAGGCGAGCTCCAGCGCTATCAGGTCGAACAGCGCTGCTTCCATAAGGACGGGCATCTGGTCTGGGTCCAGCTCAGCGTCTCCATGGTTCAGGATCCGCAAGGGGCCCCTCTCTACGCCATTAGCCAGATCCAGGATATCAGCGCGGGAAAGAAGGCCAAGGATCAGCTTCGCCAGTTCGAGCTGCTGGTGCGGAGCGTGGTGGACTACGCCATCTTCATGCTCGATCCCGAAGGGCGCGTGCTGACCTGGAACGAAGGGGCCGAACGCCTCAAGGGCTACGATGCGCAGGAGATCATCGGCCGGAGTCTCGAGGTCTTCTACACCCCTGAGGCCGTCCAGAAAGGCCTGCCTTGGCACTTGTTGAAGGCGGCCGAGGAACGAGGCCACATCGAGGATATCGGCTGGAGGGTGCGCAAGGACGGCTCCCGCTTCTGGGCGGATGTCGTCATCACCGCCATTCGCGACGACGAGGGGCACCTGGTCGGCTATGCCAAGGTGACGCGGGATTTGACCGAGCGCAGGAAGGCCGAGCAAGAGGCCGTCGAGCATGCCAAGACCCTCGCACGTCAGCATGAGCTGCTGGAGCGCATCATCGACAACGTGCCGGCAGGGATCGCTTACCTGGACAAAAACCTCGTCTTTCGCTGGCTGAATCCCGCATACGCCCAGCTGATCGGGCTGCCGATCGAGCGCCTCATCAATCGCCCCGTCTTCGAGGCTCTGGAAGGCGCCGAACCACAAATAGGGTCCTTGCTGCGCGGGGTGATCGAGACTGCGCGCCCCTTTCATGCCATGGGCTTCCCGTTCGTCTACGGGGTGGAGGGCGTCGAGCGCCATACCTACTGGGATTTCTCGTACGTGCCGCTGCTGGGGGACACCCGAGAGGTCGAGGGCCTTCTCATCTTGTCGATCGAAGTCTCCGAGCGAATGGAGAAAGAGCGCCTGCAACGGGAGCAGATCGAGACCCTGGAGCAGACCGATCGTTACAAGGACGAGTTCCTCTCGGTGATCAGCCACGAGCTCAGGACGCCGCTCAACTTCATCATGGGCTTCGCGAGCATCCTAGAGGACGAGCTGGTGGGCAAGCTGAACGCGGAGCAGCACGATTGCGTCAGCAAGATCATGACCGGCGCCGAGCGCATGCTGGTGCAGGTCAAGAACCTCCTCGACATGAGCCAGATGGCGGCCGGAGCCTTTAGGATTGCGCCTTCTGCGACGCTGTACGCGCCGGTGGTGGACGAAGCGGTGTCGAGCCTCAGGCCGCTCGCCGCTCAAAAGGGGCTCGGCCTCGAGATCGAGGTGCAGGTGCCGCAAGAGGTCTGTCTCGATGGCCCGCGCACCGTCCAGGTGCTGGGCAACCTGATCGAGAATGCGATCAAGTTCACGCCCCAGGGCGGGCGGATCAGGATCCGGGCGGGCCTTGAAGAGAACGACCTGGTCACCGAAGTGGAGGACAACGGCCTCGGGATTCCCGCCGAGGCCATTCCCAAGCTGTTTCACCGCTTCCAGCAGCTCGACATGAGCACGACGCGCGAGGCGGGCGGCATCGGCCTGGGCCTCTCCATCAGCAAGGCCATCGTCGAAGCGCACGGCGGCACGATCGGCGTGCGAAGCGAGGTAGGCAAGGGCAGCACCTTCTGGTTCCGTTTGCCTTGGAAGGTCTGCTAAGAGCGTCTAACAAAACCAGGCATGTTACCGCCTTGTGCCGCCGTGGGCGGCTAGAAGGAACAGTTTTGTTAGACGCTCTAAGTGAGCACCTCGCGCCGCTCGCCGATCTTCCCCGTCTGGAATTCCTGATTCTCCTTGAAGGCCGCGATTGCCCCGAGCACGGCCGCGTCCAGGGCGGGCATCAGGTTGCGGGCAGAGTCCACCCGCGAGACGAACACGTAATCCGCTCCAGCCTCGTAGAGCGGCCGCACCTCGGTGGTCTGGACGGCGTTCGTGATGATGGTGGCCGTCGGGCACATGACCCGCAGGCTCTTGGTGAGCGCCAGGTTGCTCGTGCCCTTCAGGATGTCGTCCGGGATGGTGCAGAGGATGATCCCGGCCTTGTCCACCCCGGCGTGGCGCAGGGTCTCGGGGTTGGAGATGTCCCCGTAGTGCGCCGTCGCGCCGCGCCGCTCGATCTCGGGGTGGAGGGCCACGTTGAAATCCACCACCAGAGTCTTCTTCAGCAGCTCCGGGTTGGTGCGCTCCAACTCGTAAAAGAGCGACGAGGCGATACGGTGGAAGCCGAGCAAGACCAGCTCGTACTCTTCGGCCGGGGTCTCGGCGTCCGGCTGGTTGGCGGGTGCTTTCATGCCGAGGCGGGTGAGCATGGGGGCCATGCGCTGGTAGAGGGCGTCGCTGTGCTGGAAGAGGCTCGGATAGAGGAGCGCCGTGAGGACGAAGGCGAAGATCACAGCCCCCACGGTCGTCGCGGGCAGGTGCCCGAAGCTCAGGCCCAGGTAAGCGATCACGAGGCAGAATTCGGAGATGGGCACCATCCGGGTCGCGGTCAGCACGGAGCCACGGCGATCGAAACCGGTGGCATGGAGCAGCGGCAGGAAGATCAGGTAGCGCGAGAGGATTGCAAGCCCCGTCATCAGGAGGGCGAGCAGTAGGATGTCACTGCCGTCGGGCTTCGGGATTCCCATGCCGAGCCCGACGAAGAAGAGGGTGACGAAGAAGTCGCGCACCGCCGAAACCTTGGTGAGCACTTCGTAGCAGTAAGGGAACGAGGCGATGCTGGCCCCGGCGATGAGCGCGCCCATTTCGAGCGAGACGGAGATGGGCGCCTGGATACCGATCATGCCGAGGATCTCGCCCAGGTGGGTGCCGAGCAGCCCGATCCCGAAGCACCAGCCGATGGCCGTGACGAGCATCAGCTCGGGCGATCGCGCGATCCAGTGAAAGGCGGTGGGCAGCACGTAGCGCGCGAAGACCGAGGCGATCGCGACCAGGATCCCGATGCCGAGCAGGGTCATCAGCACCGGCTGGAGGTCGGGCTGCGAGAAATTCGGCTGGACGGCAAGCACGACCATCGCCCACAGGTCCTGGAAGATGAGCAGGCCCAGCACCATGCGCCCGACGGTGGTGTCGAGCTGGTACTTCTCCTGGAAGAGTTTGACGATGAGCAGGGTGGACGAGGCCGCGACGGTGATGCCCAGGTAGAGGGGCGTGAAGGGGCCCTGGATGGCCGCCCAGCCCGTCTTCTGGAGAAGCCAGGTGGCGCCGAAGCCGAAGGCCACGCACAGCGGGAACTGGAGCAGTCCGGTCCAGATGAGGGTCTTGCCGCTCGAGAGGAGCTTCTTGAGGTCGATCTCGAGGCCGATCAAGAAGAGCAGCAGCACCAGGCCCAGATGGGCGATGGTCTCGATGTTGGCCTTGCTCGTGACCAGGCCGGTGACCTGAGGCCCGACGAACACCCCGGCGAAGAGGAAGGCCGCGATCGTGGGGATCTTGAAGCGGGTGAAGAGCGCGGCCAACAGGCCCGCGATGAGCAGGGAGCCGCCGATGTCGAAGACGAGCGACTCGCCCATCGCCGCGGGGTCGGCGTGGGCGGCGACGGAGAGCAGGGCGGTCGTGAGCACGCGGAGTCCTTTCTTGTCCGGGCGGGCGCTTGACCATTATAAGCGCCGCCTAGCGGATCCGCGTGCTTGGACCGTGTTCCTCAGCGGGCGCTCGGCTCCAGCTCGACCTTGATCCAGTCGGGCTCGCGTTTGTCGAAGGCCTTGTAGGCGTCGATGGCGTTCGCGAGCGGCTTCTGCTGGCTGAGGATCTCGGCGGGATTGATCGCGTTGGTGCGGACCAGCTCGATCAGCTCCGGGAGGTAGCGCCGGTGCGGGCAGTTCCCCATCTTGATCGTGAGGTTCTTGTTCATGGCCTCGCCGATGGGGAAGCGGGTCACCGTCGGGGGATAGACCCCGACGATGGCGAGGGTGCCTGCCTTGGCGAGGGCCTGGACCGCCCACATCAGGGCCTGAGAGGGACCGTCGCCCGGGTGCCAGTTGTCGGCTTGCGGGTTGGCCTGGGGGGCGATTTCCTGCACTTCCTGCTTGAACAAGCGCTCCAGGCGCTCGACCTCGTCCGAGGTGGGCAGGTGGTGAGAGTGGTTCGCGTCGACCCCGACCGCATCGATGGCCCGGTCCACCCCGATCCCGTTGGTGAGCCGGCGAATGGCCTCGACCGGATCCTCCTCCTCGTAGTTCACGACCTCGGCCCCCTGCGCGCGGGCGCGGGCGAGCCGCGAGGGGATGCAGTCCACCGCGATGATCCGGCCGGCGTCGAGCAGCTTGGCTGAAGCGATCGCGAGCAACCCGACCGGCCCGCACCCGAAGATCGCTACCGTGTTGCCGGGCTTGATCTCGGCGAGCTCCGCGGCGAAGTAGGCTGTGGGGAAGATGTCCGAGAGGAGGATCGCCTGATCGTCCGTGACTTCATCCGGCAGCTTGATGAGCCCCACGTGGGCGAAGGGGATCCGGGCCTTCTCGGCCTGGAGGCCGTGGAAGGGGCCGGTTTCTTTCGGGCCGCCGTAGAACGCGGTCCCAGCGAGGGGGCCGTTGGGGTTCGCCACGTCGCACTGCGAGTGGTAGCCCGCCCGGCAGTACGAGCAGGCGCCGCAGGCGATCGTCGAGGGGATCACCACGCGATCGCCCACGTTCAGGTTACGCACGTCCGAGCCGAGCTGCTCGATGATCCCGACGCCTTCGTGACCGAGGATCGTCCCGGGCTGCATCCCGGCCACGGTCCCACGGACCATGTGCAGGTCCGTCCCGCAGATCGCGCTTGCGGTCAGCCGCACGATAGCGTCAGTCGGTTGCTCGATCTGGGGATCGGGAACCTCGTCGAGCCGAATGTCTCCCACCCCGTGAAACACGACGGCTTTCACCTGGCACCTCCTGTCCATAGCGGTTCGCGCTGATTTCAGGGCCACAGGATAGGCGGTGACGGCGTCAAATCCAATGGACGGACTAGTGATATTCTCGCCAAGAGAGGTCCGGCGCCCGTTTTCAACGCCTGCCCCACCTCGCTAAGCTCAAAGCGATCCGAGAGGAGGTCGGCCTTGAACGAGAAGGAAAAGAAAGTCCCCACGACCAAAGCATCCGCGACGAACCCCCCCGCGACCTTCGAGTGCGAGGTGCCGGAACGGTGCGAGCTCATCCTGACGCCGGAAGAGAAGGCCGCGCTTGAAGGGAAGGGGATGCCCGGTCCGGCGGTAGGGAAGGATTGAGGAACTGCTCAACCGGGCTTGCGGGCGACGGCGGTGAGGATGCAGCCCCGCTTGAACAAGATGGCGAGGGCTTCGAGAGGGCTGAGCAGCACGTTGCAGAGCAGGCCGCTCAGTGGCTTGACGTTGCGCTCGGCATCGAGGATCCGCGAGGCGAAGAGGTGCGCGCCGAGAGTAGGAAAGAACTCGGTCCAGTGCCAGACCCGCTCGACCTCGAACCCCTCGCCTTCGAGCTGGGCGCGTAGGGTTTGCTCGGTGTAGTGGGAAAGATGCCGAGGCACGTCGTTGAGGGTCCAGGTGGGCCCCTGGAGATACCGGCTCAAGCTTTGATAGTTCTGGGTCCCCACGAGCAGTGCGCCGCCGGGAGCCAGGCACGTGTGGGCCTTGCGCAGGGCCGCGCGCGGGTTTGGCAAGTGCTCCAGCAGGTGCCACATGGTGACGGCTCCAAAGCGCTCTGGCGGAGCCTCCCAGGCGAGGAAGTCCCCGTGGTACGTGTGCAGGCCAGGATGATGCGCACGCAAGAAGCGGACGTTCTCGTGCTGGAGATCGATCCCGTGCGCCTCGCTGCCCGTCACGCGTTGCCATTCGCGCAAGAAGAGCCCCCGGCCGCAGCCCACATCCAGCACCGGCTGCTCTGCAGGCGCGCGGTGGGCGCGGCGCAGGAAGCCGACCCGCCGCAGGACCAACTGCCTCGCCCAGAGGTTCCAGGCGGCGTCGCGCCAGGACCGGAGCGGCTTCAGGTCGAACCCGTTCCAGAAGTATTCGGGCGGATAGGCGAGGGCCAGATCCTCCTGGATGGGGCGCGGGCTCAGGTAGACCATCCGGCAAGCCGCGCAGCGCATCAGCTTGAACTCGCGGGGATCGACCCTGTAGAGGTGGTCGGTGACCCGCGCGAGGCAGGCCCCGGCCGTCTCGCCGCATGAGGTGCAGCTGGCTTCTTCGAGGCGGATGCGCGGAGCGTTGAGCGGCGTTTGCATGCATGGTATGTTACAAAGGTTTACAATTGCAAATCAAGTGCAGCGGGATGGTTGGCCATGGAGTTCGATGCGATCGTGGTCGGAGCAGGGCCTGCCGGAGCGCTGAGCGCGATGTTGCTCGCGCGTCAGGGGCACCGCGTTCTCCTGCTCGATAAGGCGCGCTTTCCCCGCGACAAGATCTGCGGGGGCGCCTTGAGCCCCGCGGCGATACCGATCCTTGAGCGGATCGGCGCCTGGTCTCGTCTTTCGGCTTCGGCGCTGCGGCTCGAAGGGATCCGCCTCGTTTCGCCCGAGGGGCGCGCCTGCGAGGGCAGGTATCCCGGGACGGAGGGTGTTCCGCCCTTCGGGCTCTCCATCGCGCGCCTTTCGTTCGACGACGTGCTCGTGCAACTGGCGCAGCTTGAGCCTTCGCTTCAGTTTACCGATGGGACGATGGTTCATGAACTGCTGTGGCAGGGCGATCGCTGCGTCGGGGTCCGGACGGCGGAAGGGCCGCTTCGAGCGCGGGCCGTCGTGCTCGCCGAAGGGCGCTTTTCGAGGCTGCACCCAGCCCTCTTGCGGCGATCGCGCGGCAGGAAGCGCCGTGTCTTCGTCGCCGCCTTCGAGGGGGTCGAGGGCCTGGATACCCTGCTTGAGCTGATCGTGCCCCGCGCGAGGCGTCAGCTCGTCCTGAACCCGCAAGGCCCGACGCGGGCAGCGATCGCGCTGGTCTCGACGGAGGGGGATCCCCCACACTTCGGACCAGCAGCCGTCGAGGGGTATTTGCGGCTGCTACGAGAAGAACCCGCCTTGCGAGGGCGCCTCGAACGGGCGGTACCGCTCGGCGTCTTGCATGGCCTCTCACTCGAACCCTACGCGGGCGAGGTGCTCCCGGCCGATGGCTTGGTGGTGGTCGGCGATAACGTGCGCTATTTCGATCCGCTCACCGGCCAGGGCATGTACCGGGCGCTGCGTAGCGCCGAGCTCGCAAGTGACCTGCTCGGGGCGGCGCTGCGCGAGGGCCTTCCCACCCGCCAGCGCCTCGCGCCCTATGGCCGGCAACTCGCACGGGAGTTCCGATGGGCATATCGTTTCTCGGAGGCGGTGGCGAGCCTTTCTCAGTCCGAGACTGTCATGAACCTCGCAGTCCGGGCCCTGGCGGCCCAGCGGGGCCTCGCCGACCGGATGGCGGCGTATCAGGGGGCAGTCCTGCCGCCGCAGCGCTTCTTCCTCGATCTTGTGAGGCTCGCTGCGCCCGCGTTACCCAAGCAATAGCGTCACCTTGCTCAAACGTCGCACCGACAGGAGGACCGTCATGGCGCACATCACCCACCTCGCCACGGCCGTTCCGGCCTTCCGACACAGCCAGGATCAGCTCTACCGAATGCTCTACGGCCAGACCGCGGAGGCGGCGAAGATCGAGCGGATCTTCGCACGCTCGGCGATCGCCACCCGCCACACCGTCCTACCGGACCTGGCCTTTCTCCTCACGAACCCCAGCACTCAAGCGCGTAACGCCCTCTACGTCCAAGAGGCGCACAAGCTCGCCGCCGAGGCGATTCGCCGCTGCCTGGCGCGCGCGCAGGTCTCGGCGAGTTCAATCGATTCGCTGGTGGTCGTCTCCTGCACCGGCTACGAGATCCCGGGGCTCGACCTGACGCTTGCCAAGGCCTTCGGGATGCGTCCCGACCTCAAGCGCTCCTGCATCCTCGGCATGGGGTG
This genomic window from bacterium contains:
- a CDS encoding cation:proton antiporter, whose amino-acid sequence is MLTTALLSVAAHADPAAMGESLVFDIGGSLLIAGLLAALFTRFKIPTIAAFLFAGVFVGPQVTGLVTSKANIETIAHLGLVLLLFLIGLEIDLKKLLSSGKTLIWTGLLQFPLCVAFGFGATWLLQKTGWAAIQGPFTPLYLGITVAASSTLLIVKLFQEKYQLDTTVGRMVLGLLIFQDLWAMVVLAVQPNFSQPDLQPVLMTLLGIGILVAIASVFARYVLPTAFHWIARSPELMLVTAIGWCFGIGLLGTHLGEILGMIGIQAPISVSLEMGALIAGASIASFPYCYEVLTKVSAVRDFFVTLFFVGLGMGIPKPDGSDILLLALLMTGLAILSRYLIFLPLLHATGFDRRGSVLTATRMVPISEFCLVIAYLGLSFGHLPATTVGAVIFAFVLTALLYPSLFQHSDALYQRMAPMLTRLGMKAPANQPDAETPAEEYELVLLGFHRIASSLFYELERTNPELLKKTLVVDFNVALHPEIERRGATAHYGDISNPETLRHAGVDKAGIILCTIPDDILKGTSNLALTKSLRVMCPTATIITNAVQTTEVRPLYEAGADYVFVSRVDSARNLMPALDAAVLGAIAAFKENQEFQTGKIGERREVLT
- a CDS encoding class I SAM-dependent methyltransferase, which codes for MQTPLNAPRIRLEEASCTSCGETAGACLARVTDHLYRVDPREFKLMRCAACRMVYLSPRPIQEDLALAYPPEYFWNGFDLKPLRSWRDAAWNLWARQLVLRRVGFLRRAHRAPAEQPVLDVGCGRGLFLREWQRVTGSEAHGIDLQHENVRFLRAHHPGLHTYHGDFLAWEAPPERFGAVTMWHLLEHLPNPRAALRKAHTCLAPGGALLVGTQNYQSLSRYLQGPTWTLNDVPRHLSHYTEQTLRAQLEGEGFEVERVWHWTEFFPTLGAHLFASRILDAERNVKPLSGLLCNVLLSPLEALAILFKRGCILTAVARKPG
- a CDS encoding PAS domain S-box protein encodes the protein MTQTGLLLDFVTFLKRAHLRELASELLRLTKVRKVPNGHVLEQAPEGERLQEMEANIASLLDDLAAGTLHERAIERYAPWGVVQQPGLPAPSIKPDDLVRFFAAQREALLAFIPRFTPDSRAAVTLALALEGELSGAQEVVIRFCTRWRDVARERFVRSFNDAPIGMALLGLDGRFLQVNRTLCELTGYSELELLSKRLQELIHPEDLAPELALYQALQEGELQRYQVEQRCFHKDGHLVWVQLSVSMVQDPQGAPLYAISQIQDISAGKKAKDQLRQFELLVRSVVDYAIFMLDPEGRVLTWNEGAERLKGYDAQEIIGRSLEVFYTPEAVQKGLPWHLLKAAEERGHIEDIGWRVRKDGSRFWADVVITAIRDDEGHLVGYAKVTRDLTERRKAEQEAVEHAKTLARQHELLERIIDNVPAGIAYLDKNLVFRWLNPAYAQLIGLPIERLINRPVFEALEGAEPQIGSLLRGVIETARPFHAMGFPFVYGVEGVERHTYWDFSYVPLLGDTREVEGLLILSIEVSERMEKERLQREQIETLEQTDRYKDEFLSVISHELRTPLNFIMGFASILEDELVGKLNAEQHDCVSKIMTGAERMLVQVKNLLDMSQMAAGAFRIAPSATLYAPVVDEAVSSLRPLAAQKGLGLEIEVQVPQEVCLDGPRTVQVLGNLIENAIKFTPQGGRIRIRAGLEENDLVTEVEDNGLGIPAEAIPKLFHRFQQLDMSTTREAGGIGLGLSISKAIVEAHGGTIGVRSEVGKGSTFWFRLPWKVC
- a CDS encoding glutathione-dependent formaldehyde dehydrogenase, whose translation is MKAVVFHGVGDIRLDEVPDPQIEQPTDAIVRLTASAICGTDLHMVRGTVAGMQPGTILGHEGVGIIEQLGSDVRNLNVGDRVVIPSTIACGACSYCRAGYHSQCDVANPNGPLAGTAFYGGPKETGPFHGLQAEKARIPFAHVGLIKLPDEVTDDQAILLSDIFPTAYFAAELAEIKPGNTVAIFGCGPVGLLAIASAKLLDAGRIIAVDCIPSRLARARAQGAEVVNYEEEDPVEAIRRLTNGIGVDRAIDAVGVDANHSHHLPTSDEVERLERLFKQEVQEIAPQANPQADNWHPGDGPSQALMWAVQALAKAGTLAIVGVYPPTVTRFPIGEAMNKNLTIKMGNCPHRRYLPELIELVRTNAINPAEILSQQKPLANAIDAYKAFDKREPDWIKVELEPSAR
- a CDS encoding NAD(P)/FAD-dependent oxidoreductase, which encodes MEFDAIVVGAGPAGALSAMLLARQGHRVLLLDKARFPRDKICGGALSPAAIPILERIGAWSRLSASALRLEGIRLVSPEGRACEGRYPGTEGVPPFGLSIARLSFDDVLVQLAQLEPSLQFTDGTMVHELLWQGDRCVGVRTAEGPLRARAVVLAEGRFSRLHPALLRRSRGRKRRVFVAAFEGVEGLDTLLELIVPRARRQLVLNPQGPTRAAIALVSTEGDPPHFGPAAVEGYLRLLREEPALRGRLERAVPLGVLHGLSLEPYAGEVLPADGLVVVGDNVRYFDPLTGQGMYRALRSAELASDLLGAALREGLPTRQRLAPYGRQLAREFRWAYRFSEAVASLSQSETVMNLAVRALAAQRGLADRMAAYQGAVLPPQRFFLDLVRLAAPALPKQ